A genome region from Vibrio tapetis subsp. tapetis includes the following:
- a CDS encoding class I SAM-dependent methyltransferase, translating to MQLQLICDNPSQQARLDELAARWNLTHDEQSIFALVLTSEQLELRKLDEPKLGAIAVDLVGGAVGHRRKFGGGKGQSIAKAAGLNKGATPSVLDGTAGLGRDAFVLASLGCKVQMIERNPVVAALLDDGLERAKADAEIGVWVGERMSLLHASSLDALDTLFEQEGFERPDVVYLDPMYPHPENKKKSALVKKEMRVFQSLVGADTDADGLLVPAMALATKRVVVKRPDYANWLDEQKPTMAIETKKNRFDVYVKASMT from the coding sequence GTGCAATTACAATTGATTTGTGACAACCCAAGCCAACAAGCTCGTCTGGACGAGCTGGCAGCACGTTGGAACTTAACCCATGACGAACAAAGTATTTTTGCTTTGGTACTGACGTCGGAACAATTGGAATTACGTAAACTAGACGAACCCAAGTTAGGCGCAATTGCTGTTGATCTTGTCGGTGGTGCTGTTGGCCATAGACGCAAGTTTGGTGGCGGAAAAGGGCAATCTATTGCGAAAGCGGCTGGCCTGAATAAGGGAGCAACGCCGAGTGTTTTAGATGGCACTGCAGGCTTGGGTCGAGATGCCTTTGTTTTGGCATCATTAGGCTGCAAAGTACAAATGATTGAGCGTAACCCGGTGGTTGCGGCATTGCTTGATGATGGGCTCGAACGTGCTAAAGCCGATGCGGAAATTGGCGTCTGGGTTGGCGAGCGAATGTCTTTACTGCATGCTTCAAGTCTTGACGCACTCGATACGTTGTTTGAGCAGGAAGGCTTTGAACGTCCAGATGTCGTTTATCTTGATCCAATGTATCCTCACCCAGAAAATAAAAAAAAATCCGCATTGGTAAAAAAAGAGATGCGAGTTTTTCAATCGTTGGTGGGTGCTGATACCGATGCAGATGGCTTATTAGTGCCCGCGATGGCGCTAGCGACTAAACGTGTCGTAGTAAAAAGACCGGATTACGCTAACTGGCTTGATGAGCAAAAACCAACCATGGCAATCGAAACGAAAAAGAATCGTTTTGATGTCTATGTAAAGGCATCAATGACATAG
- the asnC gene encoding transcriptional regulator AsnC produces MHTNQTRLDDLDRAILKALMSDARTPYAEMAKQFNVSPATIHVRIEKMKAADIIEGTEVIVNTKKLGYDVCCFIGINLNAARDYHSAIAKLNALDEVVEAYYTTGAYNIFVKLMCKSIEELQFVLIDKLQAIDEVQSTETLISLQNPINRNVNP; encoded by the coding sequence ATGCATACCAACCAGACACGTCTTGATGATTTAGATCGTGCCATTTTAAAAGCGTTAATGAGCGACGCAAGAACTCCGTATGCAGAAATGGCAAAGCAATTTAATGTTAGCCCAGCCACCATTCATGTGCGAATAGAAAAAATGAAAGCCGCTGATATCATTGAAGGAACGGAGGTGATAGTCAACACCAAGAAGCTAGGGTATGACGTATGTTGCTTTATTGGCATTAACTTGAATGCCGCGAGAGATTACCACTCTGCGATTGCCAAGCTGAATGCACTGGATGAAGTGGTAGAAGCTTATTACACCACAGGTGCTTATAACATCTTCGTGAAGCTAATGTGTAAATCGATAGAAGAGCTGCAGTTTGTCCTGATCGACAAACTGCAGGCCATTGATGAAGTGCAATCAACAGAAACGCTGATCTCACTGCAAAATCCGATCAATCGGAATGTGAATCCTTAG
- a CDS encoding carboxylate/amino acid/amine transporter, giving the protein MRYLSAVTLLWAFSFSLIGVYLAGQVDAWFSVLTRVALASLVFLPFLKIRQVPKSLIAKLMAIGGIQLGLMYCFYYQSFLLLSVPEVLLFTVFTPIYVTLIYDLYKGHFSPWYLVTAAIAVTGAAVIKFAGINPNFLTGFLVVQGANLCFAIGQVSYKVLMEKQPIELPQHSVFGYFYLGALCVALVAFALLGNPDKLPTTQTQWGILVYLGLVASGAGYFLWNKGACFVNAGALAVMNNVLVPAGLVVNILIWNRDVDLPRLAAGASIILLSLWVNETWVKRKVSQDEALRAQENS; this is encoded by the coding sequence ATGAGATATTTATCCGCAGTCACCCTACTTTGGGCTTTTTCTTTTAGTCTGATCGGGGTTTACCTCGCCGGTCAGGTCGATGCTTGGTTTTCCGTGTTAACACGAGTCGCCTTAGCGAGCCTCGTGTTTTTGCCTTTCCTGAAAATACGCCAAGTCCCTAAATCACTCATTGCTAAGTTAATGGCCATTGGTGGCATTCAACTTGGCTTGATGTATTGCTTCTACTATCAATCTTTCTTGCTACTGAGCGTACCTGAAGTTCTGCTATTTACGGTCTTTACCCCAATTTACGTCACCTTAATCTATGACTTGTATAAAGGGCACTTCTCTCCGTGGTACCTAGTTACCGCCGCAATTGCTGTTACAGGTGCCGCCGTGATTAAGTTTGCAGGCATCAACCCAAACTTCTTAACGGGCTTCTTAGTCGTACAAGGGGCTAACCTGTGCTTTGCTATCGGCCAAGTCAGCTACAAAGTGCTGATGGAGAAGCAACCGATAGAGCTACCCCAGCATTCGGTGTTTGGTTACTTCTACCTTGGCGCTTTGTGTGTCGCGCTCGTCGCATTTGCGCTGCTTGGTAACCCAGACAAACTGCCTACCACCCAAACCCAATGGGGCATTTTGGTTTACTTGGGACTTGTTGCATCCGGTGCTGGTTACTTCCTTTGGAATAAAGGGGCGTGCTTTGTTAATGCTGGAGCTCTGGCGGTGATGAACAACGTCCTAGTACCTGCAGGCCTAGTGGTCAATATTCTGATTTGGAATCGAGACGTAGACCTACCTCGCCTTGCCGCAGGCGCGAGCATTATTTTACTTTCACTTTGGGTTAATGAAACGTGGGTAAAGCGAAAAGTCTCTCAAGACGAAGCGCTTAGAGCGCAAGAAAATTCATAA
- a CDS encoding universal stress protein, with translation MSYQHILVAVDLSEDSKILIDKAVSLAKKLEADVSFIHIDVNYAELYTGLIDINLAETQHNNMEASQQQLQSFAKHADFPIKHTLVRSGDLTDELREAINELSVDMLVCGHHQDFWSKLLSCTRQLINNSPVDLLVVPLNDSQE, from the coding sequence CGGTCGATCTTTCTGAAGACAGTAAGATATTGATAGACAAAGCGGTTTCTTTAGCAAAAAAATTGGAAGCTGACGTCTCTTTTATTCATATCGATGTCAATTATGCCGAACTCTATACGGGATTGATTGATATCAACCTTGCTGAGACCCAGCACAATAATATGGAAGCTTCACAACAACAGCTGCAAAGTTTTGCCAAACATGCCGATTTTCCAATCAAACATACTTTAGTAAGAAGTGGCGATTTAACGGATGAGTTAAGAGAAGCAATTAATGAATTATCCGTTGATATGTTGGTTTGTGGTCACCACCAAGATTTTTGGAGTAAGCTGCTTTCTTGTACTCGGCAGTTGATTAACAACTCCCCGGTAGACTTACTTGTTGTACCACTCAACGATAGCCAAGAATAA
- a CDS encoding EAL domain-containing protein, translated as MTVTLLLSTALYTAGVSGGNGNVLVVHSYHQGFFWTDNLQKGLAEQLDSENISNRVFYLDTKRLQTPQYFDQLESLFRTKFEQEKFKAIIVSDNNALALMQSLSKEIGETPVIFGGINNYSTTLHSRIRATGIPEHSEVAGNIRLIKSFQPDIEKIVVIIDHSQTGNAARKVIEQYLTKNPADRALIKVIAPSNNQTLHQITEKMTRQSALLFWIYFRDENGEMLGIEDWVWLKQHSKAPIYMLHNAVFGHGSVGGIINDGYLHGLAVGAKALEVLHNPEAPLPDISLSNPQLKLDYQALKHWDLDSSGVLSGSLYNKPIPFWLSYLQEFKVYLMFIVIMILTIVSLLYYTKRLNSSKRQLRKNQALLETVFDQSNLYLGIFDQHGRLISSNSRMQEMLFSQDFNIERPLWQFGSWHADSANKIFQYFSLERISSGIRFEGEVLHHSLGSRILDISLKALPVVDPSHQEFLVEAQDITSRKETEEKLFESEASFRHYYEKQPVMMVTLDENNRIQAVNRFSQELLGYQSMELLGHPLKEFYIDDNALTARQLLLQPKPSELSVWRREVQYKRADGQSIWIRENIRPLTETQQLLIVGEDISETRDLADQLAYQAQHDVLTKAFNRNYFEQQLLKAMQEIEGHYRTHAMLFIDLDQLKVINDTVGHEAGDEAIVYCAQLIQEVLPFNGVLSRMGGDEFGVLLRDCTEVSAIKVSQTIINTLNDNPFVLDKMRLNLSCSIGIRLIDHTAISPQMVHAQADTACYAAKEEGRNRYQLYHVDDAELNYRQQQMESVNLVHEALSEQRMELFAQRILGLDESNANRIHLEILVRIKKRDGEYLSPGVFMPASERYNIAHLVDRHVITQTMQWLDSNPEKSALIDMCSINISGQSLGNIEFISTLTRTISDASFPSSKICLEITETAAIQNVEQAKQAFTHLKSLGCLIALDDFGSGLSSFGYLKSLPVDIVKIDGLFVRDIDENEMDLIMVRSINDLAQQMGKITVAEFVESPAIIECLCELGVDYGQGYEIGMPKPLPELIDEMIAQQQSRPASN; from the coding sequence ATGACAGTAACATTACTGCTAAGCACTGCTTTATATACCGCAGGAGTGTCTGGTGGTAACGGAAATGTACTGGTCGTGCATTCGTACCATCAAGGTTTTTTTTGGACAGACAATCTCCAAAAGGGGCTTGCTGAACAACTGGATTCCGAAAACATTTCCAATCGCGTGTTTTATCTTGATACGAAACGTTTGCAAACCCCTCAGTACTTTGATCAATTGGAATCTTTGTTTAGAACCAAATTCGAGCAAGAAAAATTTAAGGCCATTATTGTCAGTGATAATAACGCATTAGCACTGATGCAAAGTTTGTCCAAAGAAATTGGTGAGACTCCCGTTATCTTTGGTGGTATCAACAATTATTCGACCACTCTTCATTCCAGAATTCGAGCCACAGGCATCCCAGAGCACTCTGAGGTGGCGGGGAATATCCGACTGATTAAAAGCTTTCAGCCTGATATAGAAAAAATTGTGGTCATCATCGATCACTCCCAAACGGGTAACGCCGCCCGTAAGGTCATTGAGCAATATTTAACAAAGAACCCTGCCGATAGGGCGCTTATTAAAGTAATTGCACCTAGTAATAACCAGACTTTGCACCAAATAACAGAAAAGATGACACGACAATCGGCCTTGCTGTTTTGGATATACTTCCGAGATGAGAATGGCGAGATGCTGGGCATTGAAGATTGGGTGTGGCTGAAACAACACTCTAAAGCCCCCATCTATATGCTGCATAATGCCGTTTTTGGTCATGGTAGCGTTGGTGGAATTATCAATGATGGCTACCTGCATGGGTTGGCTGTTGGGGCAAAAGCGCTAGAGGTGTTGCATAACCCCGAGGCGCCATTGCCGGACATTTCTTTAAGTAACCCGCAGCTAAAGTTAGATTATCAGGCACTTAAACATTGGGATCTCGATAGTAGCGGAGTATTATCGGGCTCCTTATATAATAAGCCGATTCCATTTTGGTTATCTTATCTACAAGAGTTTAAAGTGTATTTGATGTTCATTGTGATAATGATTCTGACCATAGTCAGTTTGCTTTATTACACCAAAAGACTAAATAGCAGTAAGCGCCAGCTGCGCAAAAACCAAGCTTTGCTAGAAACAGTATTCGATCAAAGCAATTTATACTTAGGTATTTTTGATCAGCATGGGCGATTGATTTCTAGTAACAGTCGTATGCAGGAGATGTTATTTAGTCAGGATTTTAATATTGAACGTCCATTATGGCAATTTGGTAGCTGGCATGCGGATTCAGCCAATAAAATCTTTCAATATTTTAGCTTAGAGCGAATTTCATCAGGTATCCGATTTGAGGGGGAAGTACTACACCACAGCCTTGGTTCTCGAATATTGGATATTTCATTAAAAGCTTTGCCAGTGGTTGATCCGTCACATCAAGAGTTTCTCGTGGAAGCGCAAGACATTACCTCTCGCAAAGAAACGGAAGAAAAGCTATTTGAAAGTGAGGCCAGTTTTCGTCACTACTACGAAAAACAGCCAGTAATGATGGTGACCTTGGATGAAAACAATCGAATTCAGGCGGTAAACCGATTTTCTCAAGAACTATTGGGTTATCAGTCTATGGAATTGCTGGGTCATCCTCTAAAAGAATTCTATATCGATGACAATGCCTTAACGGCGAGACAACTTCTGCTGCAACCTAAACCGTCTGAGCTATCGGTGTGGCGACGTGAAGTTCAGTATAAAAGAGCCGATGGGCAATCCATCTGGATTAGAGAAAATATTCGCCCATTGACTGAAACGCAGCAATTATTGATTGTTGGGGAAGACATCAGTGAAACTCGAGATTTGGCGGATCAGCTCGCCTATCAAGCCCAGCACGATGTACTGACCAAAGCGTTTAACCGAAATTATTTTGAACAACAGTTGCTTAAAGCAATGCAAGAAATCGAAGGGCATTATCGAACCCATGCGATGTTGTTTATCGATCTCGATCAGCTGAAAGTGATCAATGATACCGTTGGTCATGAAGCCGGTGATGAAGCCATTGTATATTGTGCCCAATTGATTCAAGAAGTGTTGCCATTTAATGGTGTGCTCTCACGAATGGGGGGAGATGAGTTTGGGGTCTTGCTAAGAGACTGTACGGAAGTGTCAGCCATTAAAGTGTCGCAAACGATCATAAATACGCTTAATGATAATCCATTCGTACTGGATAAAATGCGCCTTAATTTGAGTTGTAGTATCGGCATTCGCTTGATTGACCATACCGCCATTTCCCCTCAAATGGTTCACGCACAGGCTGATACTGCTTGTTACGCAGCAAAAGAAGAAGGGCGTAATCGTTATCAGCTTTATCACGTTGATGATGCCGAATTAAATTATCGCCAACAGCAAATGGAAAGCGTTAATTTAGTGCATGAGGCGTTGTCTGAGCAACGGATGGAGCTCTTTGCCCAAAGAATATTGGGGTTAGATGAAAGCAACGCGAATCGAATCCACTTAGAAATTTTAGTTAGAATCAAAAAGCGAGATGGCGAATACCTTTCTCCCGGTGTCTTTATGCCAGCGTCAGAGCGCTACAACATCGCTCATTTGGTGGATCGCCACGTCATTACGCAAACGATGCAGTGGCTGGATAGCAACCCTGAGAAGTCTGCCTTGATTGATATGTGTTCGATAAATATCTCAGGCCAGTCCTTAGGTAATATTGAATTTATAAGCACCCTGACAAGAACCATTTCCGATGCAAGCTTCCCGAGCAGTAAAATCTGTTTAGAAATAACGGAAACCGCAGCCATTCAAAATGTCGAACAGGCAAAGCAAGCCTTTACTCATCTTAAGTCATTAGGCTGTTTGATCGCGTTAGATGATTTTGGCTCAGGTTTATCTTCATTTGGTTATCTTAAGTCTTTACCGGTAGATATCGTAAAAATCGATGGCCTGTTTGTACGAGATATCGATGAAAATGAAATGGATCTGATCATGGTGCGGTCGATTAACGACTTGGCTCAGCAGATGGGCAAAATTACCGTGGCTGAGTTTGTGGAAAGCCCTGCAATCATTGAATGCCTATGTGAGCTTGGTGTCGATTATGGCCAAGGTTATGAGATAGGCATGCCAAAACCATTACCAGAGCTCATTGACGAGATGATTGCACAACAACAGTCTCGCCCTGCATCAAATTAG